In Georgenia soli, a genomic segment contains:
- the ptsP gene encoding phosphoenolpyruvate--protein phosphotransferase codes for MSNEATGGENAQGTVTSVPTTLRGVGVSPGVAAGPVAQVRPPAGEPPSGPAVPESDAEAEAGRISVAADAVAKALQESATTVEGERRELLETTAQMAADPTLVKGAVALVRDQHLPAPRAVWQAAGQVAEQLSALGGYMAERAKDVADVRNRIIAELTGQPMPGVPQRSEPFVLVATDLAPADTALLDPALVRAIVTAEGGPTSHTAILARSLGIPAVVGVSGAAESLPEDEVVLVDGGAGTVELAPDAERVRHAEEQRRVTRTFDGRGRTADGHEVALLANVGDPDNARAAAEAGAQGVGLFRTEFCFLDRAEEPGVEEQAEQYRRVLEQFPGKKVVVRTLDAGADKPLPFVTDAEEANPALGVRGLRTARKAPQVLENQLAAIARAADATEADVWVMAPMVATVTEAEDFVAACERHGLGTAGVMVEVPSAALLAGPILARAAFASIGTNDLTQYAMAADRLLGSLAELSDPWQPAVLRLVEATCQGGAQQSRPVGVCGEAAADPALAVVLVGLGVSSLSMTPRALADVAAVLAATDLATCRRLARAAVDAESAADARARVREGLPVLGELGL; via the coding sequence ATGAGCAACGAGGCCACGGGCGGCGAGAACGCCCAGGGCACCGTCACGTCCGTGCCGACGACCCTGCGGGGTGTCGGCGTGAGCCCAGGCGTCGCGGCCGGGCCGGTCGCGCAGGTCCGGCCGCCCGCCGGCGAGCCGCCGAGCGGTCCGGCGGTACCGGAGTCGGACGCCGAGGCCGAGGCGGGTCGCATCTCCGTGGCCGCCGACGCCGTCGCGAAGGCGCTCCAGGAGTCCGCGACGACCGTCGAGGGCGAGCGCCGCGAGCTGCTCGAGACCACGGCGCAGATGGCGGCGGACCCGACCCTGGTGAAGGGGGCGGTCGCTCTGGTGCGCGACCAGCACCTGCCCGCGCCGCGGGCGGTGTGGCAGGCCGCGGGCCAGGTGGCCGAGCAGCTGAGCGCCCTGGGCGGCTACATGGCCGAGCGGGCCAAGGACGTCGCGGACGTGCGCAACCGGATCATCGCCGAGCTGACGGGGCAGCCGATGCCCGGGGTCCCGCAGCGCTCGGAGCCGTTCGTCCTCGTGGCCACCGACCTCGCCCCCGCGGACACGGCCCTGCTCGACCCCGCCCTCGTGCGCGCCATCGTCACCGCCGAGGGCGGCCCGACCTCGCACACCGCGATCCTGGCCCGGTCCCTGGGCATCCCAGCGGTGGTCGGCGTGAGCGGCGCCGCCGAGTCCCTGCCGGAGGACGAGGTCGTCCTCGTCGACGGCGGGGCCGGCACCGTCGAGCTCGCACCGGACGCCGAGCGCGTCCGCCACGCGGAGGAGCAGCGCCGCGTCACCCGCACCTTCGACGGGCGGGGCCGCACCGCGGACGGCCACGAGGTCGCGCTGCTCGCCAACGTCGGCGACCCGGACAACGCCCGCGCCGCCGCCGAGGCCGGCGCCCAGGGCGTGGGGCTGTTCCGCACCGAGTTCTGCTTCCTCGACCGCGCCGAGGAGCCGGGGGTGGAGGAGCAGGCGGAGCAGTACCGGCGGGTGCTGGAGCAGTTCCCCGGCAAGAAGGTCGTGGTCCGCACCCTCGACGCCGGCGCGGACAAGCCGCTGCCGTTCGTCACCGACGCGGAGGAGGCCAACCCGGCCCTCGGCGTGCGCGGGCTGCGGACCGCGCGCAAGGCCCCGCAGGTGCTGGAGAACCAGCTCGCCGCGATCGCCCGGGCGGCGGACGCCACCGAGGCGGACGTGTGGGTGATGGCTCCGATGGTCGCCACGGTCACGGAGGCGGAGGACTTCGTCGCCGCGTGCGAGCGGCACGGGCTGGGCACGGCGGGCGTCATGGTCGAGGTGCCCAGCGCCGCGCTGCTGGCCGGGCCGATCCTGGCGCGGGCCGCGTTCGCCTCGATCGGCACCAACGACCTCACCCAGTACGCCATGGCCGCCGACCGGCTCCTCGGCTCGCTCGCCGAGCTGTCCGACCCGTGGCAGCCGGCCGTGCTGCGGCTGGTGGAGGCCACCTGCCAGGGCGGCGCGCAGCAGTCCCGGCCGGTCGGGGTGTGCGGCGAGGCCGCCGCGGACCCGGCCCTCGCCGTCGTCCTGGTGGGGCTGGGCGTCTCGTCGCTGTCCATGACGCCGCGGGCGCTGGCCGACGTCGCCGCGGTGCTGGCCGCCACCGACCTGGCCACCTGCCGCCGGCTCGCCCGGGCAGCCGTGGACGCGGAGTCGGCCGCCGACGCCCGAGCCCGCGTGCGCGAGGGGCTGCCGGTTCTGGGCGAGCTCGGGCTGTGA
- a CDS encoding globin, protein MSAVFEAMGGHATFARLVHRFYQGVREDELLAPMYPQDDWEGAEERLTMFLEQYWGGPTTYSQQRGHPMLRRRHMPFEVTPAARDRWLAHMRVGVDELGLSPELEALLWDYLERAAHAMVNTPEPGRRSLI, encoded by the coding sequence ATGTCCGCCGTGTTCGAGGCCATGGGCGGGCACGCCACGTTCGCCCGGCTGGTGCACCGGTTCTACCAGGGCGTCCGTGAGGACGAGCTGCTGGCCCCGATGTACCCGCAGGACGACTGGGAGGGCGCCGAGGAGCGCCTGACGATGTTCCTCGAGCAGTACTGGGGCGGGCCGACCACCTACTCGCAGCAGCGTGGTCACCCGATGCTGCGCCGTCGCCACATGCCCTTCGAGGTGACCCCCGCCGCCCGGGACCGCTGGCTCGCCCACATGCGGGTCGGCGTCGACGAGCTCGGCCTCTCCCCCGAGCTGGAGGCCCTGCTGTGGGACTATCTCGAACGCGCCGCGCACGCGATGGTCAACACGCCCGAACCCGGCCGCCGCAGCCTGATCTGA
- the malQ gene encoding 4-alpha-glucanotransferase, which translates to MTSSPAPAADTTTPSPELRRLADSFGVATDFWDYTGQHRVVPAATIRAVLAALGVAAATEEEVRGALAEVELAPWRAVLPPSVVVRQGRDHELPVHVPDGSGVAVVVEFEGGGTRRLEQKDAWVAPREVDGVATGRATFVVPAGLPVGWHEVVARVDGGPEARAPLAVTPDRLPRPAVATSRGWGLMAQLYSVRSARSWGVGDLSDLAELTSFSGDLGADFLLINPLHAAEPSGRMTPSPYLPVTRRFVNPIYVRPEEVREVAYLPGPQRALVEWAAEEVRGTNATNAPIDRDAAWAAKREALEVIFAAGRSRSRQRALDRFRAGEGQGLEDFALWCALHEKYAETGWPEELGDIRSPYVARARRELADRVDFYVWLQWVADEQLAHAQQVAKDSGMGLGVMHDLAVGVHPGGADSWIDREAFAQGIGVGAPPDMYNQQGQNWSQPPWRPDALARTAYAPLREMARTVLRHAGAVRVDHILGLFRLWWIPDGMGADEGTYVRYDHEAMVGVLLLEAARAGATVVGEDLGTVEPWVRDYLEDRGVLGTSVLWFEKDDGGHPLEPDAYRNLVLATVDTHDLPPVAGYLAEEHVDLRERLGLLTEPVEKVRAEARTERQRMVARLREHGLVGEEPTERELVEALHVYVLRTPAVLVGVSLTDAVGERRAQNQPGTDTEYPNWKLPLADGAEQVVMVEDLPGSARLLSLVAAVRAALGDDDRLA; encoded by the coding sequence ATGACGTCGAGCCCGGCACCGGCCGCGGACACCACCACTCCCTCGCCGGAGCTGCGCCGCCTGGCGGACAGCTTCGGCGTGGCGACGGACTTCTGGGACTACACCGGCCAGCACCGGGTCGTCCCGGCCGCGACCATCCGGGCCGTGCTCGCGGCGCTCGGCGTGGCCGCGGCCACCGAGGAGGAGGTCCGGGGTGCGCTCGCCGAGGTGGAGCTCGCCCCCTGGCGCGCGGTGCTGCCGCCGTCGGTGGTGGTGCGGCAGGGACGCGACCACGAGCTCCCGGTCCACGTCCCCGACGGTTCGGGGGTCGCCGTCGTCGTCGAGTTCGAGGGCGGTGGCACCCGCCGGCTGGAGCAGAAGGACGCGTGGGTGGCCCCGCGTGAGGTGGACGGCGTGGCGACCGGCCGGGCGACCTTCGTCGTCCCGGCCGGCCTGCCCGTCGGCTGGCACGAGGTGGTGGCCCGCGTCGACGGCGGCCCCGAGGCCCGCGCCCCGCTCGCGGTGACCCCGGACCGCCTGCCCCGGCCGGCCGTCGCCACCTCTCGCGGGTGGGGCCTGATGGCGCAGCTGTACTCGGTCCGCTCCGCCCGTTCGTGGGGCGTCGGCGACCTGTCCGACCTGGCCGAGCTGACCAGCTTCTCCGGTGACCTCGGGGCCGACTTCCTGCTGATCAACCCCCTGCACGCCGCCGAGCCGAGCGGCCGCATGACCCCCTCGCCGTACCTGCCGGTCACCCGCCGGTTCGTCAACCCCATCTACGTCCGGCCCGAGGAGGTCCGTGAGGTCGCCTACCTGCCGGGCCCCCAGCGGGCGCTGGTGGAGTGGGCCGCCGAGGAGGTGCGGGGTACGAACGCCACGAACGCCCCCATCGACCGCGACGCCGCCTGGGCCGCGAAGCGCGAGGCGCTCGAGGTGATCTTCGCCGCCGGCCGCAGCCGGTCCCGCCAGCGTGCGCTCGACCGTTTCCGCGCCGGCGAGGGCCAGGGGCTGGAGGACTTCGCCCTGTGGTGCGCGCTGCACGAGAAGTACGCCGAGACCGGCTGGCCCGAGGAGCTGGGGGACATCCGCTCGCCGTACGTGGCGCGCGCCCGCCGCGAGCTCGCCGATCGGGTCGACTTCTACGTGTGGCTGCAGTGGGTCGCGGACGAGCAGCTCGCCCACGCCCAGCAGGTGGCGAAGGACTCGGGCATGGGCCTGGGCGTCATGCACGACCTCGCCGTCGGCGTGCACCCGGGCGGCGCCGACTCCTGGATCGACCGCGAGGCGTTCGCGCAGGGCATCGGCGTCGGCGCGCCGCCGGACATGTACAACCAGCAGGGCCAGAACTGGAGCCAGCCCCCGTGGCGGCCCGACGCCCTGGCCCGCACCGCCTACGCGCCGCTGCGGGAGATGGCCCGCACCGTGCTGCGCCACGCGGGCGCGGTACGCGTGGACCACATCCTCGGCCTGTTCCGGCTGTGGTGGATCCCGGACGGGATGGGCGCCGACGAGGGCACCTACGTCCGCTACGACCACGAGGCGATGGTGGGCGTGCTGCTGCTCGAGGCGGCGCGGGCCGGCGCGACCGTCGTCGGCGAGGACCTGGGCACCGTCGAGCCGTGGGTGCGGGACTACCTCGAGGACCGCGGGGTGCTCGGCACGTCCGTGCTCTGGTTCGAGAAGGACGACGGCGGTCACCCGCTCGAGCCCGACGCCTACCGCAACCTCGTGCTCGCCACCGTCGACACCCACGACCTGCCGCCGGTGGCCGGCTACCTCGCCGAGGAGCACGTCGACCTGCGCGAACGGCTGGGGCTGCTGACCGAACCCGTCGAGAAGGTGCGGGCCGAGGCGCGGACGGAGCGCCAGCGCATGGTGGCCCGTCTGCGCGAGCACGGGCTGGTCGGGGAGGAGCCCACGGAGCGGGAGCTGGTCGAGGCGCTGCACGTGTACGTGCTGCGCACGCCGGCCGTGCTCGTCGGCGTCTCGCTCACCGACGCGGTGGGGGAGCGGCGCGCGCAGAACCAGCCGGGCACGGACACGGAGTACCCGAACTGGAAGCTGCCCCTGGCCGACGGCGCGGAGCAGGTGGTCATGGTCGAGGACCTTCCCGGCTCGGCCCGGCTGCTCTCCCTCGTCGCCGCTGTCCGCGCCGCGCTCGGTGACGACGACCGCCTCGCCTGA
- a CDS encoding glucose PTS transporter subunit EIIB — protein sequence MNKAESIVAALGGAPNVVDVEPCITRLRVEVRDPAVVGESDLKATGAFGVVRVGRVVQIVVGPEADDLAEQISALL from the coding sequence ATGAACAAGGCCGAGAGCATCGTGGCCGCCCTGGGGGGTGCGCCGAACGTCGTCGACGTCGAGCCGTGCATCACCCGTCTGCGCGTGGAGGTCCGGGACCCTGCCGTGGTGGGGGAGAGCGACCTGAAGGCCACCGGTGCGTTCGGCGTCGTGCGCGTCGGCCGCGTCGTGCAGATCGTCGTCGGTCCCGAGGCGGACGACCTGGCCGAGCAGATCAGCGCGCTCCTGTAG
- the pepN gene encoding aminopeptidase N, which translates to MPGENLTRAEAQERAATVATSAYDVALDLTRGEAVFGSTTTIRFTASEGAGTFVDLIAESVERIVLNGREVDTAAFDGARITLTDLATDNELVVEATCRYMNTGEGLHRFVDPVDDEVYLYSQFEVADSRRVFAVFEQPDLKAVFSFTVTAPAHWTVVSNTPVVAPEPVAEPGAESLTWRFAPTEVISSYLTAIVAGPYHRVTGELTSRDGRTIPLGVYCRASLAEFLDAEEIMDITRAGFAFYEEAFDRPYPFTKYDQLFVPEFNAGAMENVGAVTFLESYVFRSKVPEATVERRAVTILHELAHMWFGDLVTMRWWNDLWLNESFAEYASHLATAEATRWTSAWTTFSSLEKSWAYNQDQLPSTHPIVAPINDLEDVEVNFDGITYAKGASVLKQLVAWVGRDAFLAGVRRYFAKHAFGNTELRDLLVELEATSGRDLSAWSRVWLEEAGVTLLRPEIEDDDGTIASFAILQEAPAEHPTLRPHRLVVGGYDVVGEGADARLERTVRVELDVDGARTEVPELAGRPRPDLILVNDEDLAYAKVRLDERSLATATAHLGGFTESLPRALVLAAAWDMTRDGEWSARQFIDLALRAVATETDSTVVMVLLRQVATALGQYVAPERRAEVGQDVAGRLLALAREAEAGSDTQLQLVRALAAHAVAGEHLDVLAGLLDGSAELPGLTVDTDLRWTLLQGLVAGGRAAESEIEAELERDATATGQQQAARARAAIPTAENKERAWTDVVDSDALPNAVQANVIGGFTQVHERGLLAPFVERYFAALEPVWSGRTNEMAQNIVVGLYPGKLAGLAAEHGVDVVELTQQWLDSHADAPPALRRLVVENLDAARRAVRAQEADRASA; encoded by the coding sequence ATGCCCGGAGAGAACCTCACCCGCGCCGAGGCCCAGGAGCGGGCCGCCACCGTCGCGACGTCCGCCTACGACGTCGCCCTGGACCTCACCCGCGGGGAGGCGGTCTTCGGCTCGACGACGACCATCCGCTTCACGGCGAGCGAGGGTGCGGGCACGTTCGTCGACCTCATCGCCGAGTCCGTCGAGCGGATCGTGCTCAACGGCCGCGAGGTGGACACCGCGGCGTTCGACGGTGCCCGCATCACCCTGACCGACCTCGCCACGGACAACGAGCTCGTCGTCGAGGCCACCTGCCGGTACATGAACACCGGCGAGGGGCTGCACCGCTTCGTCGACCCGGTCGACGACGAGGTCTACCTCTACTCCCAGTTCGAGGTCGCCGACTCGCGCCGCGTCTTCGCCGTGTTCGAGCAGCCGGACCTCAAGGCCGTCTTCTCCTTCACCGTCACCGCCCCGGCGCACTGGACGGTCGTGTCCAACACGCCGGTCGTGGCCCCCGAGCCGGTGGCGGAGCCCGGCGCGGAGTCGCTGACCTGGCGCTTCGCCCCCACCGAGGTGATCTCCTCCTACCTCACCGCGATCGTCGCGGGCCCGTACCACAGGGTCACCGGCGAGCTGACGTCCCGCGACGGGCGCACGATCCCGCTCGGCGTGTACTGCCGCGCCTCCCTGGCCGAGTTCCTCGACGCCGAGGAGATCATGGACATCACCCGCGCCGGGTTCGCGTTCTACGAGGAGGCGTTCGACCGGCCCTACCCGTTCACCAAGTACGACCAGCTCTTCGTGCCGGAGTTCAACGCCGGCGCCATGGAGAACGTCGGCGCCGTGACGTTCCTGGAGAGCTACGTCTTCCGCTCCAAGGTCCCGGAGGCCACCGTCGAGCGCCGCGCGGTGACGATCCTGCACGAGCTCGCCCACATGTGGTTCGGCGACCTCGTCACCATGCGCTGGTGGAACGACCTGTGGCTCAACGAGTCCTTCGCCGAGTACGCCTCCCACCTGGCCACCGCCGAGGCCACCCGCTGGACGAGCGCCTGGACGACGTTCTCGTCGCTGGAGAAGTCCTGGGCGTACAACCAGGACCAGCTGCCCTCGACCCACCCCATCGTCGCGCCCATCAACGATCTCGAGGACGTCGAGGTCAACTTCGACGGCATCACGTACGCCAAGGGCGCCTCGGTGCTCAAGCAGCTCGTCGCCTGGGTGGGCCGTGACGCCTTCCTCGCGGGCGTGCGCCGCTACTTCGCCAAGCACGCCTTCGGCAACACCGAGCTGCGGGACCTGCTCGTCGAGCTCGAGGCCACCTCCGGGCGCGACCTGTCCGCCTGGTCGAGGGTCTGGCTCGAGGAGGCGGGAGTCACCCTGCTACGTCCCGAGATCGAGGACGACGACGGCACGATCGCCTCGTTCGCCATCCTCCAGGAGGCCCCGGCGGAGCACCCCACGCTGCGCCCGCACCGCCTCGTGGTGGGTGGGTACGACGTCGTCGGGGAGGGGGCCGACGCCCGCCTGGAGCGCACGGTCCGCGTCGAGCTCGATGTCGACGGCGCCCGCACCGAGGTGCCGGAGCTCGCCGGCCGGCCGCGGCCGGACCTCATCCTGGTCAACGACGAGGACCTGGCGTACGCCAAGGTTCGTCTGGACGAGCGGTCCCTCGCCACGGCGACCGCGCACCTGGGCGGCTTCACCGAGTCCCTCCCCCGGGCGCTCGTGCTCGCGGCCGCGTGGGACATGACCCGGGACGGCGAGTGGTCGGCGCGGCAGTTCATCGACCTCGCGCTGCGGGCGGTGGCCACCGAGACCGACTCCACCGTGGTCATGGTGCTGCTGCGCCAGGTCGCCACCGCCCTGGGCCAGTACGTCGCCCCGGAGCGGCGCGCCGAGGTCGGGCAGGACGTCGCCGGACGTCTGCTCGCGCTCGCGCGCGAGGCCGAGGCCGGTTCCGACACGCAGCTGCAGCTGGTGCGGGCGCTGGCCGCGCACGCGGTGGCGGGCGAGCACCTGGACGTGCTCGCGGGGCTGCTGGACGGCTCGGCGGAGCTGCCGGGGCTCACGGTGGACACGGACCTGCGGTGGACGCTGCTGCAGGGCCTGGTGGCCGGCGGGCGGGCGGCGGAGTCGGAGATCGAGGCGGAGCTGGAGCGCGACGCCACGGCGACCGGGCAGCAGCAGGCTGCCCGCGCCCGCGCGGCGATCCCCACGGCTGAGAACAAGGAGCGGGCCTGGACCGACGTCGTCGACTCCGACGCGCTGCCCAACGCCGTGCAGGCCAACGTCATCGGCGGGTTCACCCAGGTGCACGAACGCGGGCTGCTCGCGCCCTTCGTCGAGCGCTACTTCGCCGCGTTGGAGCCGGTCTGGTCCGGCCGCACGAACGAGATGGCGCAGAACATCGTCGTCGGGCTCTACCCGGGCAAGCTCGCCGGTCTCGCGGCCGAGCACGGGGTGGACGTCGTGGAGCTGACGCAGCAGTGGCTGGACTCGCACGCCGACGCCCCGCCCGCGCTGCGGCGCCTCGTGGTGGAGAACCTCGACGCCGCCCGCCGCGCGGTGCGGGCCCAGGAGGCCGACCGGGCCAGCGCCTGA
- a CDS encoding PTS sugar transporter subunit IIA — MTLRVLAPVAGKVLALKDVPDPVFSEAIVGPGIAVDPAGAEVSEVRAPVAGTIMKFHPHAFVLVADGGRGVLVHLGLDTVQLGGEGFTLHAQEKDKVEAGQLLVTWSPEQVAAGGRSPVTPVIALEGTAESLTQAVQPGDSVSAGDELFSWA; from the coding sequence GTGACGCTGCGGGTCCTCGCGCCCGTCGCCGGAAAGGTCCTGGCTCTGAAGGACGTGCCGGACCCCGTCTTCTCCGAGGCCATCGTGGGGCCGGGCATCGCCGTCGACCCCGCCGGTGCCGAGGTGTCTGAGGTCCGGGCCCCCGTGGCCGGGACCATCATGAAGTTCCACCCGCACGCCTTCGTCCTGGTGGCCGACGGCGGACGTGGCGTTCTCGTGCACCTCGGCCTGGACACCGTCCAGCTGGGCGGCGAGGGGTTCACCCTTCACGCGCAGGAGAAGGACAAGGTCGAGGCCGGGCAGCTGCTCGTCACCTGGTCGCCCGAGCAGGTGGCCGCCGGTGGCCGCTCCCCGGTCACCCCGGTCATCGCGCTCGAGGGCACGGCGGAGTCCCTGACCCAGGCGGTGCAGCCCGGCGACAGCGTGTCCGCGGGCGACGAGCTCTTCTCCTGGGCGTGA
- a CDS encoding glucose PTS transporter subunit EIIB, translating into MSQAEQILAALGGDANILDLEACITRLRVEVEDPAKVDEAGLRAAGAFGVVQQGAAVQVVVGPQADTIAEDIEDLR; encoded by the coding sequence ATGAGCCAGGCGGAGCAGATCCTCGCGGCGCTGGGCGGGGACGCCAACATCCTCGACCTCGAGGCGTGCATCACGCGGCTGCGCGTGGAGGTCGAGGACCCGGCCAAGGTCGACGAGGCCGGTCTGCGCGCCGCGGGCGCCTTCGGCGTCGTCCAGCAGGGCGCGGCCGTCCAGGTGGTCGTCGGCCCCCAGGCGGACACGATCGCCGAGGACATCGAGGACCTGCGGTGA
- a CDS encoding PTS transporter subunit EIIC gives MTTTAAGVPATKQKRSIPGFAQAQRVGRSLMLPIAVLPAAGLLLRFGQPDMLGEQGVSSWPGMAWMLPVANVFAAAGNAVFGNLPIIFALGVAIGFARKSDGSTALAGLVGYLTFSAVLDALAPYFGAGAEGEETINYGVLGGITIGIIAALLWQRFYRTKLPPYLAFFGGRRLVPIITAFVAVVVAVLFALIYPAFNAVIGGFGRWVTDEGNVVIGGFVFGTLNRLLIPFGLHHLLNNLPWFQFGEYTNPDTGQVAQGDIFRFFAGDPTAGTFMTGFFPIMMFALPAAALAIWRHAKPERRKVTGGIMISVALTSFLTGITEPLEYAFAYVAFPLYVVHAVLTGTSLALVNAIGIKDGFTFSAGAIDYLLNFGIATMPLWIIPIGLGYAVIYYLIFSFAIKRWNLRTPGREEEGDTASGAPSVFDEAQEAAAVSTGARAAEEREGRRQNPAAAVAEDTGKAAPELDRDDPDRVPTTEPSAYDDPARAVGKAYEERRREREEREGGTPPVA, from the coding sequence ATGACCACCACCGCGGCGGGTGTCCCCGCCACCAAGCAGAAGAGAAGCATCCCGGGCTTCGCCCAGGCCCAGCGCGTCGGCCGCTCGCTCATGCTGCCCATCGCCGTGCTGCCCGCCGCCGGCCTCCTCCTGCGCTTCGGCCAGCCGGACATGCTGGGCGAGCAGGGCGTGTCGAGCTGGCCAGGCATGGCCTGGATGCTGCCGGTCGCCAACGTGTTCGCCGCCGCGGGCAACGCGGTGTTCGGCAACCTGCCGATCATCTTCGCGCTCGGCGTCGCCATCGGCTTCGCACGCAAGTCCGACGGTTCGACGGCGCTCGCCGGCCTCGTCGGCTACCTGACCTTCTCCGCCGTGCTCGACGCGCTCGCGCCCTACTTCGGCGCCGGCGCCGAGGGCGAGGAGACCATCAACTACGGCGTGCTCGGCGGCATCACGATCGGCATCATCGCGGCCCTGCTCTGGCAGCGCTTCTACCGCACGAAGCTGCCTCCGTACCTCGCCTTCTTCGGCGGACGCCGGCTGGTGCCGATCATCACCGCGTTCGTCGCCGTGGTCGTGGCGGTGCTGTTCGCCCTGATCTACCCCGCGTTCAACGCCGTCATCGGCGGGTTCGGCCGGTGGGTCACGGACGAGGGCAACGTCGTCATCGGCGGCTTCGTCTTCGGCACGCTCAACCGCCTGCTGATCCCCTTCGGCCTTCACCACCTGCTCAACAACCTCCCGTGGTTCCAGTTCGGCGAGTACACGAACCCGGACACGGGCCAGGTGGCGCAGGGTGACATCTTCCGCTTCTTCGCCGGGGACCCGACCGCGGGAACGTTCATGACCGGCTTCTTCCCGATCATGATGTTCGCGCTGCCCGCGGCCGCCCTCGCGATCTGGCGCCACGCGAAGCCGGAGCGCCGCAAGGTCACCGGCGGCATCATGATCTCGGTCGCCCTGACGTCCTTCCTCACCGGGATCACCGAGCCCCTGGAGTACGCCTTCGCCTACGTCGCCTTCCCGCTCTACGTCGTCCACGCCGTGCTCACCGGCACGTCGCTGGCGTTGGTCAACGCCATCGGCATCAAGGACGGGTTCACGTTCTCGGCGGGTGCGATCGACTACCTGCTCAACTTCGGCATCGCGACCATGCCGCTGTGGATCATCCCGATCGGCCTGGGCTACGCGGTGATCTACTACCTGATCTTCAGCTTCGCGATCAAGCGGTGGAACCTGCGCACCCCGGGCCGCGAGGAGGAGGGCGACACCGCCTCCGGCGCCCCGTCGGTCTTCGACGAGGCCCAGGAGGCCGCCGCCGTCTCCACCGGTGCCCGCGCTGCGGAGGAGCGGGAGGGACGGCGTCAGAACCCGGCCGCCGCCGTCGCGGAGGACACCGGCAAGGCCGCCCCCGAGCTCGACCGCGACGACCCTGACCGGGTGCCCACCACCGAGCCGTCCGCGTACGACGACCCTGCCCGCGCCGTCGGCAAGGCCTACGAGGAGCGTCGCCGCGAGCGCGAGGAGCGCGAGGGCGGCACCCCGCCCGTCGCGTAA
- a CDS encoding HAD family hydrolase: MTDSGLRGRVDAMLRSPGAGLLLDLDGTLVDSEPTHRAAFATYFARRGWDVPADMLHLFAGRRGAEVFAAVEGPWTGEDPMGLAHEVIACLDVETYPPAPVAGAADAIAGWRRAGLPVAVVTSATRAWTTAALDLLGVADLGVAQVTAELVEVGKPDPAPYRLGAEVLGVEAAACVAAEDTPAGLSAALGAGVGLVLGVTTSHAARTLRAAGAHDAVDDLSALVP; encoded by the coding sequence GTGACGGACTCCGGCCTGCGCGGCCGGGTGGACGCGATGCTGCGTTCGCCGGGCGCCGGCCTGCTCCTGGACCTGGACGGCACGCTGGTGGACTCCGAGCCGACCCACCGCGCCGCGTTCGCCACGTACTTCGCGCGCCGCGGCTGGGACGTGCCCGCGGACATGCTCCACCTCTTCGCCGGCCGGCGCGGGGCGGAGGTGTTCGCGGCAGTGGAGGGCCCGTGGACGGGCGAGGACCCGATGGGCCTGGCCCACGAGGTCATCGCCTGCCTGGACGTGGAGACCTACCCGCCGGCCCCGGTGGCCGGCGCGGCGGACGCGATCGCGGGGTGGCGCAGGGCCGGTCTGCCCGTCGCCGTCGTCACCTCCGCCACCCGCGCCTGGACGACGGCGGCCCTGGACCTGCTCGGGGTGGCCGACCTGGGCGTCGCCCAGGTCACCGCGGAGCTGGTCGAGGTGGGCAAGCCCGACCCCGCCCCGTACCGCCTCGGCGCCGAGGTTCTCGGTGTCGAGGCGGCCGCCTGCGTGGCCGCCGAGGACACCCCGGCCGGGCTGAGCGCCGCGCTCGGCGCGGGCGTGGGTCTGGTGCTGGGCGTGACCACGTCGCACGCGGCGCGCACGTTGCGGGCGGCCGGCGCCCACGACGCCGTGGACGACCTCAGCGCCCTGGTGCCCTGA